A stretch of the Filimonas lacunae genome encodes the following:
- a CDS encoding polysaccharide biosynthesis C-terminal domain-containing protein: protein MVGFAIGGINILFIAPKMLTTQELGLTRIFLNLAVTLSTFCTLGSLPVIYKFSPIYRKHLTPEKSDLPFVTLMLCLLGFVILCIGGYLGQELIVRKYSARSPLFVKYSNWIFPFTFFMLLLLWLEAFSWTFKKTVISNAMKELLPRLAFTVLLILMGMHWLSLPVFIGMYAFSYLPAVIILFYTLRKTREFYFNGSLSKVTFRLKGKMATYGLFLFGAQFLNMLSKNSDDIIITANAPRGLTDTAVFAIATYIITLMEVPQRSITAISMPVLAESWRNKDMDNIKHVYHKSVSNLMAIGLAMFALLLLNSHNIMAYLGKDYSGIEFVILVLGLGKLADLCTGANAQIISTSSFWRAEFITNVIYTFLAIPLGYILITHYGLMGAAYAATISLCFFNLMRYFFLWYKYKLQPYTWKHLWVVLVTAGITAVIHFYLPRHSSFIVDGIIRTASFSLVFFPFILTTRLSGEINQMANKQWGNVKRLLGRNR from the coding sequence ATGGTGGGATTCGCCATCGGCGGCATCAACATCCTGTTCATTGCTCCTAAAATGCTCACTACCCAGGAATTGGGCCTTACCCGTATTTTTCTCAACCTGGCTGTTACCCTTTCCACCTTTTGTACATTAGGCTCTTTACCGGTTATTTATAAATTCTCCCCCATTTACCGTAAGCACCTGACGCCGGAAAAAAGCGACCTGCCTTTTGTAACGCTAATGCTTTGCCTGCTGGGTTTTGTAATATTATGTATAGGCGGCTACCTGGGCCAGGAATTGATTGTAAGAAAATACAGCGCCCGCTCACCTTTGTTTGTAAAATACAGTAACTGGATATTTCCCTTTACCTTTTTTATGCTGCTGCTGCTTTGGCTGGAAGCCTTCAGCTGGACATTTAAAAAGACGGTGATTTCCAATGCAATGAAGGAACTATTACCCAGGCTTGCGTTTACCGTGCTGTTAATATTGATGGGTATGCACTGGCTTTCCCTGCCTGTATTTATTGGCATGTATGCCTTCTCTTACCTGCCGGCTGTAATAATATTATTTTATACACTGCGCAAAACACGCGAGTTCTACTTTAACGGTAGTCTTAGCAAGGTTACCTTCCGCTTAAAAGGCAAAATGGCCACTTATGGCTTATTCCTGTTTGGTGCACAGTTTTTAAATATGCTGTCTAAAAACAGTGATGATATTATCATTACCGCCAATGCACCACGCGGGCTTACCGATACGGCCGTGTTTGCCATTGCAACCTATATCATTACTTTAATGGAAGTGCCCCAGCGCAGCATTACGGCTATCAGTATGCCGGTGCTGGCTGAATCGTGGCGCAATAAAGACATGGATAACATCAAGCATGTATATCACAAAAGCGTGTCTAACCTTATGGCAATAGGCCTGGCTATGTTTGCGCTGTTATTGCTGAACTCGCATAACATTATGGCTTACCTGGGTAAAGATTATTCTGGTATTGAGTTTGTGATTTTAGTATTGGGATTGGGTAAATTGGCCGATTTATGCACAGGAGCCAATGCACAGATCATAAGCACTTCCAGTTTCTGGCGGGCAGAATTCATTACAAATGTTATTTATACTTTCCTGGCTATTCCGCTGGGCTATATATTGATTACCCACTACGGTTTAATGGGCGCAGCCTACGCGGCTACCATATCCCTGTGTTTCTTCAATCTTATGCGCTATTTCTTCCTGTGGTATAAATATAAACTACAGCCTTACACCTGGAAGCACCTGTGGGTAGTGTTGGTAACGGCTGGTATTACTGCTGTCATCCACTTTTACTTACCTCGCCACTCTTCCTTTATCGTGGATGGCATTATACGTACAGCATCCTTTAGCCTGGTATTCTTTCCATTCATACTCACCACCCGCCTGTCCGGCGAAATAAACCAAATGGCCAACAAGCAATGGGGCAATGTGAAAAGATTATTGGGAAGAAACAGGTAA
- a CDS encoding FkbM family methyltransferase, translating into MWHRNQEWKPGADTLARQEIRLNTSKIDAGNLKTSILAFLSDPNNISVSKLLSVFKSKYSKVGYSKFRVKRLRSLPNNKIHAVPFLDGTFYLKNSIEFLHGVREIFINDIYKQKLPDNAVVLDCGSHIGLSVLYIKKLCPGARVTAFEPDSVNFSLLQKNVESYGLSHVNLQNKAVWIENTTLQFTASNDMGSHIEANATAGNTVAVEAVRLRDMITDRVHFLKIDIEGAEYAVIKDIADKLPLVDNLFLEFHGSFADAGKLAEMLTLLAQYQFTFYIEEATKTIATPFFREAKHKRHYDIQLDIHCFKL; encoded by the coding sequence TTGTGGCACCGTAATCAGGAATGGAAGCCTGGTGCTGATACGTTAGCGAGACAGGAAATACGTTTAAATACTTCTAAAATAGACGCAGGAAACCTGAAAACGTCTATTTTAGCTTTTTTATCAGATCCCAATAATATTTCTGTGAGCAAATTACTGTCCGTATTTAAAAGCAAATACAGTAAAGTAGGTTATAGTAAGTTCAGAGTGAAGCGATTACGTAGCCTGCCCAACAATAAAATTCATGCAGTTCCTTTCCTGGACGGTACTTTTTACCTAAAAAATTCCATTGAATTTCTGCATGGGGTAAGAGAGATTTTCATCAATGATATTTACAAACAGAAATTGCCCGATAATGCCGTGGTGTTAGATTGCGGTTCGCATATTGGATTGAGCGTGTTGTATATTAAAAAGCTTTGTCCCGGTGCCCGTGTAACGGCGTTTGAACCTGATAGTGTGAATTTTAGCCTGTTGCAGAAGAATGTAGAGTCATATGGTTTAAGCCATGTGAACCTACAGAACAAAGCCGTATGGATAGAGAATACCACGCTGCAATTTACCGCCAGTAATGATATGGGAAGCCATATTGAGGCCAATGCTACAGCGGGCAATACGGTTGCAGTAGAAGCTGTTCGCCTGCGCGATATGATCACTGACCGGGTACATTTTCTGAAAATTGATATTGAAGGGGCGGAGTATGCTGTAATAAAAGATATTGCCGATAAGCTGCCGCTGGTAGATAACCTGTTTTTAGAGTTTCATGGTAGTTTTGCTGATGCCGGAAAACTGGCAGAGATGCTTACGCTGCTGGCGCAATACCAGTTTACGTTTTATATAGAAGAAGCTACCAAAACCATTGCTACACCGTTTTTTCGCGAAGCCAAACACAAACGTCACTACGATATACAATTAGATATCCACTGTTTTAAATTGTAA